In the genome of Anabrus simplex isolate iqAnaSimp1 chromosome 6, ASM4041472v1, whole genome shotgun sequence, one region contains:
- the LOC136876333 gene encoding tubulin beta-1 chain produces the protein MREIVHIQAGQCGNQIGAKFWEIISDEHGIDPTGAYHGDSDLQLERINVYYNEASGGKYVPRAILVDLEPGTMDSVRSGPFGQIFRPDNFVFGQSGAGNNWAKGHYTEGAELVDSVLDVVRKEAESCDCLQGFQLTHSLGGGTGSGMGTLLISKIREEYPDRIMNTYSVVPSPKVSDTVVEPYNATLSVHQLVENTDETYCIDNEALYDICFRTLKLTTPTYGDLNHLVSLTMSGVTTCLRFPGQLNADLRKLAVNMVPFPRLHFFMPGFAPLTSRGSQQYRALTVPELTQQMFDAKNMMAACDPRHGRYLTVAAVFRGRMSMKEVDEQMLNIQNKNSSYFVEWIPNNVKTAVCDIPPRGLKMSATFIGNSTAIQELFKRISEQFTAMFRRKAFLHWYTGEGMDEMEFTEAESNMNDLVSEYQQYQEATADEDAEFDEEQEAEVDEN, from the coding sequence TTCTGGGAGATCATCTCTGATGAGCATGGAATCGACCCAACTGGAGCCTACCATGGAGATTCGGACCTTCAGTTAGAACGAATAAACGTTTACTACAATGAAGCCTCTGGGGGAAAATATGTGCCTCGTGCCATTCTTGTGGATCTTGAACCTGGCACCATGGACTCTGTTCGTTCAGGACCTTTCGGCCAGATTTTCCGTCCCGATAATTTTGTTTTCGGTCAGAGCGGTGCTGGCAACAATTGGGCAAAGGGTCACTACACGGAAGGAGCAGAGTTGGTGGATTCCGTTCTGGATGTAGTGAGGAAAGAGGCCGAAAGCTGCGACTGCCTGCAAGGATTCCAACTTACACATTCACTGGGAGGTGGCACTGGATCCGGCATGGGCACACTCCTTATTTCCAAAATCCGCGAAGAATACCCTGACAGAATTATGAACACCTACTCAGTAGTACCTTCTCCCAAAGTATCAGACACTGTTGTGGAACCATACAATGCTACCCTCTCAGTCCACCAATTGGTTGAAAATACAGACGAAACATACTGTATTGATAACGAAGCTCTCTACGATATTTGCTTCAGGACCCTGAAACTCACAACCCCTACCTACGGCGACTTGAACCATCTTGTTTCTCTCACAATGTCCGGTGTTACGACGTGTCTTAGGTTCCCTGGTCAGTTGAATGCTGATCTCAGGAAGCTCGCCGTTAATATGGTTCCCTTCCCTCGACTCCACTTCTTTATGCCTGGTTTTGCTCCTCTCACATCCCGCGGCAGCCAGCAGTACCGTGCCCTCACAGTTCCTGAACTCACACAACAGATGTTTGATGCGAAGAACATGATGGCTGCCTGCGATCCACGACATGGTCGCTACCTCACAGTGGCTGCAGTTTTCAGAGGCCGTATGTCAATGAAGGAAGTTGACGAGCAGATGTTGAACATCCAGAACAAAAATAGCAGTTACTTTGTTGAATGGATTCCTAACAACGTGAAGACTGCCGTCTGCGACATCCCACCCCGAGGTCTGAAGATGTCTGCCACCTTTATTGGAAACTCCACTGCCATCCAGGAGCTGTTCAAGCGTATTTCGGAACAGTTCACTGCCATGTTCAGGCGCAAGGCTTTCTTGCATTGGTACACTGGTGAGGGCATGGACGAAATGGAGTTCACTGAAGCAGAGTCAAACATGAATGATCTTGTATCAGAATACCAACAGTATCAAGAAGCCACTGCTGACGAAGATGCAGAGTTCGATGAAGAGCAAGAAGCCGAAGTTGATGAAAACTAA